Proteins co-encoded in one Myotis daubentonii chromosome 8, mMyoDau2.1, whole genome shotgun sequence genomic window:
- the CTSA gene encoding lysosomal protective protein: protein MTSRRPTAPGKQGRGGAEMVRAAPSPLFFPLLLLLLLWSPRGEAAPDQDEIQCLPGLAKQPSFRQYSGYLRGSGSKHLHYWFVESQKDPKSSPVVLWLNGGPGCSSLDGFLTEHGPFLVQPDGVTLEYNPYSWNLIANVLYLESPAGVGFSYSKDKFYATNDTEVAQSNFEALQDFFRLFPEYKDNELFLTGESYAGIYIPTLAVLVMQDPSMNLQGLAVGNGLSSYEQNDNSLVYFAYYHGLLGNRLWSSLQTHCCSQNKCNFYDNKDPECVNSLQEVSHIVASSGLNIYNLYAPCAGGVPGHVRYEKDTVVVQDFGNIFTRLPIKRMLHQALLRSGNRVHLDPPCTNTTATSTYLNNPFVRKALHIPEQLPGWDMCNFLVNIQYRRLYQSMDSQYLKLLAAQKYRILLYNGDVDMACNFLGDEWFVDSLNQKMEVQRRPWLVKYGDSGEQIAGFVKEFSNIAFLTIKGAGHMVPTDKPQAALTMFSRFLNKQPY from the exons ATGACTTCCCGGCGCCCGACTGCTCCTGGAAAACAAGGACGCGGGGGAGCTGAG ATGGTCCGAGCCGCGCCGTCGCCGCTGTTcttcccgctgctgctgctgctgctgctctggtcGCCCCGAGGCGAGGCAGCCCCCGATCAAGACGAGATCCAGTGTCTGCCCGGGCTGGCCAAGCAGCCATCTTTCCGCCAGTACTCGGGCTACCTCAGAGGCTCGGGCTCCAAGCATCTCCACTACTG GTTCGTGGAGTCCCAGAAGGATCCCAAGAGCAGCCCTGTGGTGCTTTGGCTCAATGGAGGGCCGGGCTGCAGCTCCCTAGATGGCTTCCTCACCGAGCACGGCCCCTTCCTG GTCCAACCAGATGGTGTCACCCTGGAGTACAACCCCTATTCTTGGAACCTG ATTGCCAACGTGCTGTACCTCGAGTCCCCAGCCGGGGTGGGCTTTTCCTACTCCAAAGACAAGTTTTATGCAACTAATGACACTGAG GTCGCACAGAGTAATTTTGAGGCCCTTCAAGATTTCTTCCGCCTCTTCCCGGAGTACAAGGACAATGAGCTTTTCCTGACGGGAGAGAGCTATGCCGGCATCTACATCCCCACCCTGGCTGTGTTGGTCATGCAGGACCCCAGCATGAACCTTCAG GGGCTGGCCGTGGGCAATGGACTCTCCTCCTATGAACAGAATGACAACTCTCTCGTCTATTTTGCCTACTACCATGGCCTCCTGGGGAACAG GCTCTGGTCTTCCCTGCAGACCCACTGCTGCTCTCAAAACAAGTGCAACTTCTACGACAACAAAGACCCAGAATGTGTGAACAGT CTCCAGGAAGTGTCTCACATCGTGGCCAGCTCTGGTCTCAACATCTACAACCTCTACGCCCCATGTGCTGGGGGGGTGCCAGGCCATGTAAG GTATGAGAAGGATACTGTCGTGGTCCAGGATTTTGGCAACATCTTCACTCGCCTGCCAATCAAGCGGATGTTGCATCAG GCACTGCTGCGTTCCGGGAATAGGGTACACCTGGACCCCCCCTGCACCAACACCACAGCCACCTCCACCTACCTCAACAACCCTTTTGTGCGGAAGGCCCTCCACATCCCCGAGCAACTGCCTGGCTGGGACATGTGCAA CTTCCTTGTGAATATACAGTATCGCCGTCTCTACCAAAGCATGGATTCCCAGTACCTTAAGCTGCTTGCCGCGCAG AAATACCGGATCCTGCTCTACAATGGAGATGTGGACATGGCCTGCAATTTCTTGGGGGATGAGTGGTTTGTGGATTCCCTCAACCAGAAG ATGGAGGTACAGCGCCGGCCCTGGTTAGTGAAATACGGGGACAGTGGGGAGCAGATCGCAGGCTTCGTGAAGGAGTTCTCCAACATCGCCTTTCTCACCATCAAG GGCGCTGGACACATGGTCCCCACCGACAAGCCACAGGCTGCCCTCACCATGTTCTCCCGCTTCCTGAATAAGCAGCCATACTGA